The Desulfosporosinus acidiphilus SJ4 genome has a window encoding:
- a CDS encoding multidrug effflux MFS transporter: MTKDSLLETTDQNEEPKKTQRYLGDKGLVVLIAFLSAFIPLSTDLYLPALPRMAENFKASAGLINLTLIMFFLFYAIGTLFWGPLSDKYGRKPILLTGLVLYTIASVLCAFSGNVYQLIIFRVFQAIASGAATSVAQAVVKDCYTGKKRISVLAVVSSMTMISPIVAPVVGAVILRFTSWRGVFSTLAVIGFLITMAGIAFQETIAEHYTGGILQSLGRLQVVAKNPGFVSLLLTFSLMGIPMMSFITSSSYIYIDQFGLSAQVYSYYFAFNAIFMVIGPLLYSRVARYLKRDFIISASYFISFVSGLLVSFIGSMSPAVFALTLLPATLAGSLTRPPSANLMLEQQKGDTGAAVSLMSCAFTVFGSIGMILISLNWANRIEVMGLLYAILALISLGLWSIISKKPFVQAVES; encoded by the coding sequence ATGACAAAGGATTCATTGCTTGAGACAACTGATCAAAATGAAGAACCTAAGAAGACGCAGCGATATTTAGGTGATAAGGGGCTCGTAGTCCTTATTGCTTTTTTAAGTGCGTTTATACCCTTATCTACTGATCTATATCTTCCTGCCCTGCCGAGGATGGCGGAGAATTTTAAAGCTTCTGCCGGTTTAATTAATCTTACGTTAATTATGTTTTTCCTTTTTTATGCCATCGGAACCTTATTTTGGGGGCCCTTAAGCGATAAATACGGTCGCAAACCAATATTGCTTACGGGTTTAGTGCTTTACACTATTGCCAGTGTTTTATGCGCCTTTTCGGGAAATGTATATCAGCTTATTATTTTTCGAGTTTTCCAAGCTATTGCCAGCGGAGCGGCAACTTCTGTAGCTCAGGCTGTTGTAAAAGATTGTTATACCGGGAAGAAGCGGATATCTGTCTTAGCCGTGGTGTCATCAATGACTATGATTTCGCCAATCGTCGCTCCTGTTGTTGGGGCAGTAATCTTGAGGTTTACTTCCTGGCGGGGAGTGTTTTCTACCTTGGCAGTGATTGGGTTTCTAATCACAATGGCGGGAATTGCCTTCCAGGAAACCATTGCTGAGCATTATACCGGGGGAATTCTTCAATCTCTGGGGAGATTGCAAGTTGTTGCTAAAAATCCGGGGTTTGTCTCACTTCTTTTGACATTTTCCTTAATGGGGATTCCGATGATGTCCTTCATTACCTCATCCTCCTATATTTATATTGATCAATTTGGCTTAAGCGCACAAGTTTACAGCTATTATTTTGCCTTTAATGCAATCTTTATGGTGATTGGTCCTTTGCTCTATTCGAGGGTAGCCCGGTATCTGAAAAGGGATTTTATTATTTCAGCCAGTTATTTTATCTCCTTTGTCAGCGGACTTTTAGTCAGTTTTATAGGGAGTATGAGTCCGGCGGTATTTGCCTTAACCTTATTGCCGGCTACGCTGGCAGGCAGCCTCACTCGCCCCCCCAGTGCTAATTTAATGCTGGAACAGCAAAAGGGAGACACCGGGGCGGCTGTATCATTAATGTCTTGTGCCTTTACGGTCTTTGGCAGTATCGGTATGATTCTCATTTCCTTGAATTGGGCCAATCGGATAGAGGTCATGGGGCTCCTATATGCAATTCTTGCTTTAATCAGTTTAGGGCTTTGGAGTATAATTTCCAAAAAACCTTTTGTTCAGGCAGTTGAGAGTTGA
- a CDS encoding ASKHA domain-containing protein gives MIDITFSNKVVQVEKDTTILQAVALAGRQVESTCGGKGTCGKCKVQIKTDAPYSPTLAEKKFLTASELEAGWVLACQHTLTHNASIRIEEQKDVVHRKTDLAELREIELAPSVCKYPLELERPTVEDQRSDWERLVSALPERGLRFSRSIAATLPKVLRDGGFQITAVLDGHRLLAVEPHDTSKRCFGIAIDIGTTTVVVYLLDMLQGIVAASGAMTNPQQIFGADVISRITYAAGGPEKLQEVQGKVVGGLNKIIKELCQEKNIKQEEIYQAVVVGNTTMAHLFLGIDPTYLAPAPFIPVFQQMVDVEAKELGLYMLSTGRVLVLPNVAGYVGSDTVGAMLAARADHLDGVSLIVDIGTNGEMVLSGKNRILTCSTAAGPAFEGAEIRYGMRAAEGAIEAVSIAQDVELKTIGGGKDRGICGSGLIDAIAEMFKAGVITASGRYASEPEDLEILPPLVRERLRKGEQTFEFVLAWGKDSVSGEDLVLSQKDIRALQLAKGAISAGITLLVREMGISPLEIDRVLLAGAFGNYIKKESALGIGLLPPLPLERIHSIGNAAGDGAKMALLSIIERGRAETMAKQAEHIELSNKKEFQDEFLKGLGFEGIF, from the coding sequence ATGATTGACATCACATTTTCGAACAAAGTTGTTCAGGTTGAGAAAGACACAACTATTTTGCAAGCAGTTGCTTTAGCCGGAAGGCAAGTTGAAAGCACCTGCGGAGGAAAAGGAACCTGCGGAAAATGTAAGGTTCAAATTAAGACAGATGCTCCGTATTCTCCTACTTTGGCAGAAAAGAAATTTCTAACGGCTTCAGAGCTAGAGGCCGGTTGGGTCTTGGCCTGTCAACACACCCTTACTCACAATGCATCGATCCGGATTGAAGAACAAAAGGATGTCGTTCATCGGAAAACAGATTTGGCCGAGCTAAGGGAAATTGAGTTGGCCCCCAGTGTCTGCAAATATCCACTTGAACTCGAACGTCCCACAGTTGAAGACCAGAGGTCAGATTGGGAGCGTTTAGTGTCTGCTCTGCCTGAAAGGGGGCTGCGCTTTAGCCGTTCCATTGCTGCTACACTTCCTAAGGTGCTGCGAGACGGTGGATTTCAAATCACGGCGGTGCTGGACGGCCATAGATTATTGGCTGTAGAACCCCATGACACTTCAAAGCGCTGTTTTGGCATTGCCATTGATATTGGTACTACGACGGTGGTGGTTTACCTTTTGGATATGCTCCAAGGCATTGTTGCAGCAAGTGGGGCGATGACAAATCCGCAGCAGATTTTCGGAGCTGATGTTATTTCACGAATCACTTATGCAGCGGGCGGTCCGGAAAAACTTCAGGAAGTTCAAGGGAAAGTAGTGGGCGGCCTTAACAAGATAATCAAAGAGCTATGCCAGGAGAAGAACATTAAGCAGGAAGAAATTTATCAGGCCGTGGTCGTGGGCAACACAACAATGGCTCATTTGTTTTTGGGAATCGATCCCACCTATCTGGCTCCGGCCCCTTTCATTCCGGTTTTTCAGCAAATGGTCGATGTGGAAGCTAAAGAGTTGGGACTTTATATGCTCTCCACTGGACGGGTGCTGGTACTGCCGAATGTGGCCGGTTATGTTGGATCGGATACCGTTGGAGCAATGTTAGCGGCAAGAGCTGATCATCTGGACGGAGTCAGCCTGATCGTTGATATTGGAACAAACGGCGAGATGGTTCTCAGCGGCAAGAACCGGATTCTGACTTGCTCCACTGCAGCTGGGCCGGCCTTTGAAGGAGCGGAGATCCGCTATGGAATGAGAGCGGCAGAGGGAGCAATTGAAGCGGTGAGTATAGCTCAGGATGTTGAATTAAAAACCATCGGAGGTGGAAAAGATCGAGGTATCTGTGGCTCGGGGCTGATCGATGCTATTGCCGAAATGTTTAAGGCGGGGGTTATTACTGCTTCCGGACGTTATGCCAGCGAACCGGAAGACTTGGAAATATTGCCTCCTCTGGTGCGTGAGCGGCTGCGTAAAGGTGAGCAGACTTTTGAATTTGTTCTTGCTTGGGGAAAGGATTCGGTCAGCGGCGAGGATCTTGTGCTTTCCCAAAAGGACATTCGAGCTTTACAGCTGGCGAAGGGGGCTATAAGTGCAGGAATTACACTGCTCGTCAGAGAAATGGGAATTAGTCCTCTTGAGATAGACAGGGTGCTTCTGGCAGGAGCCTTTGGGAATTATATTAAGAAAGAAAGTGCCTTGGGCATCGGATTGCTTCCGCCTTTACCCTTGGAAAGAATTCATTCCATAGGTAATGCGGCAGGAGATGGGGCTAAAATGGCCTTGCTTTCCATTATTGAGCGAGGGCGCGCTGAGACTATGGCTAAACAGGCAGAGCATATTGAGCTATCTAATAAGAAAGAATTTCAGGATGAATTTCTAAAAGGACTGGGTTTTGAAGGGATCTTCTAA
- the pcrA gene encoding DNA helicase PcrA, whose amino-acid sequence MYRLDDLNSVQREAAEHQEGPLLILAGAGSGKTRVLTYRIAHLIARGVDPGDILAITFTNKAAKEMRDRVTTLVGSEGRGLWVSTFHSACVRILRRDIEHLPGYTRNFVIYDAGDQLALIKGCLKEKNLDEKKFSPRGVASVISDAKNKLLDPEGFAVQASDYFQSKVVDLYRDYQKKLRTNNALDFDDIIMLTVKLFRENDRVLDYYQEKFRYILVDEYQDTNHAQYMLIKLLASRYRNLCVVGDDDQSVYGWRGADIQNILDFERDYPEAKVIKLEQNYRSTQKILDAANAVVRNNEGRKEKSLWTENSSGQPIVCYVSNDERDEARYVVERIQRLHELEGRPYSDFTVLYRTNAQSRILEEQLMKAALPYRIFSGLKFYQRLEIKDMLAYLRLIYNPSDQVSFARVLNVPKRGLGESTLEKILEYADEQGMPVLDAILEADYIPELTARAKKPLLAFAHLMQGLVEFSKNATVTELVKEILNKTGYQAILEADSSPEAEARLENLLEFLSVTTEFDEKAAQSETEGEEEQILGGVSGFLEQVSLVADIDELDPAEESIALMTMHSAKGLEYPVVFVVGMEEGIFPSGRSFLDPSELEEERRLCYVAITRAREKLYLCNSEMRMLYGKTQYNPPSRFLEEIPSELMTDIDPLDPPKLRLNTSPKSFQRQEGKPDRRIPLGSGSWEKDFGSPVVIKGGEAHHVGEKVEHVKFGRGIIVSIKGEGNQAELTIVFDGGIGIKKLLAEYAKLTKL is encoded by the coding sequence ATGTATCGGTTGGACGATTTGAATTCAGTACAAAGGGAAGCTGCTGAGCATCAGGAAGGGCCGCTTCTTATTCTGGCCGGTGCAGGATCAGGAAAGACTCGCGTGCTTACTTACCGAATTGCTCATTTGATTGCTCGGGGTGTCGATCCAGGCGATATATTAGCAATTACGTTTACGAATAAAGCAGCTAAGGAGATGCGGGACAGGGTAACAACCCTCGTAGGCAGTGAAGGACGAGGATTATGGGTCAGCACCTTCCACTCAGCCTGTGTACGCATTTTGCGGCGGGATATCGAGCATCTGCCGGGTTATACCCGGAATTTTGTGATCTACGATGCGGGAGATCAACTGGCTTTGATCAAAGGATGCTTAAAGGAAAAGAATCTGGATGAAAAGAAATTTTCCCCGCGTGGTGTAGCTTCGGTGATTAGTGATGCCAAAAATAAACTCCTGGACCCTGAAGGATTTGCTGTCCAGGCCAGCGATTATTTTCAGAGCAAAGTTGTTGATTTGTATCGGGATTATCAGAAAAAACTCAGAACGAATAATGCTCTGGATTTTGATGATATTATTATGCTTACGGTTAAACTGTTCAGAGAAAATGACAGGGTTTTGGATTATTATCAGGAGAAATTCCGTTATATTTTGGTGGATGAATATCAGGATACCAATCATGCCCAATACATGCTGATCAAGCTGTTGGCCAGCCGTTACCGCAATCTTTGTGTGGTAGGGGACGATGACCAGTCCGTTTATGGCTGGCGCGGGGCTGATATTCAAAACATCCTTGATTTTGAGCGGGATTACCCTGAAGCTAAGGTTATCAAGCTTGAGCAGAATTATCGGTCTACTCAAAAAATTCTTGATGCTGCCAATGCCGTTGTCAGGAACAATGAGGGACGCAAAGAAAAATCTCTCTGGACGGAGAATTCCTCAGGACAGCCAATCGTTTGTTATGTCAGTAATGACGAACGGGATGAAGCCAGGTATGTGGTAGAACGGATTCAGCGTTTGCATGAACTGGAAGGTCGTCCCTACAGTGATTTTACAGTTCTTTATCGAACCAATGCCCAATCTCGGATACTGGAAGAACAGTTGATGAAAGCCGCCCTGCCTTATCGAATTTTTTCGGGTTTAAAGTTTTACCAACGTTTAGAGATCAAAGATATGTTAGCCTATCTGCGGCTTATCTATAACCCTTCAGACCAAGTAAGTTTTGCCCGGGTGCTTAATGTTCCTAAACGGGGCCTGGGAGAAAGTACTCTGGAGAAAATTCTGGAATATGCCGACGAACAAGGAATGCCTGTCTTGGACGCTATTTTGGAAGCAGACTATATTCCGGAATTAACAGCCCGGGCTAAGAAACCATTGTTGGCCTTTGCCCATCTGATGCAAGGTTTAGTTGAGTTTTCGAAAAATGCCACCGTTACAGAGTTAGTCAAGGAGATTTTGAATAAAACGGGTTACCAGGCGATTCTCGAAGCAGATAGTTCACCGGAAGCAGAAGCCCGCTTGGAAAACTTGTTAGAGTTTCTTTCCGTCACAACGGAGTTCGATGAAAAAGCTGCTCAATCTGAAACCGAAGGGGAGGAAGAACAGATCCTTGGCGGAGTCAGCGGCTTTTTAGAGCAAGTATCGCTGGTCGCTGACATAGACGAACTGGATCCTGCAGAAGAATCCATTGCCTTAATGACCATGCACAGCGCTAAAGGTCTGGAATATCCTGTCGTTTTCGTGGTAGGCATGGAAGAGGGCATCTTTCCCAGCGGACGTTCCTTTCTTGACCCTTCAGAGTTGGAGGAGGAACGGAGGCTGTGCTATGTAGCTATTACACGGGCACGTGAAAAACTGTACTTGTGCAATTCAGAAATGCGTATGCTCTATGGCAAAACCCAGTATAATCCACCTTCGCGGTTTTTAGAGGAGATCCCGTCGGAGCTGATGACGGATATCGATCCACTCGATCCGCCTAAACTGCGTTTAAATACTTCACCCAAATCATTTCAGAGACAGGAGGGTAAACCAGATCGGAGAATTCCTTTAGGGTCCGGTTCCTGGGAGAAAGATTTTGGCAGCCCGGTGGTCATTAAAGGAGGTGAGGCTCATCACGTAGGAGAAAAGGTTGAGCATGTTAAATTCGGACGAGGAATAATAGTCTCAATTAAGGGTGAAGGAAATCAGGCAGAATTGACAATTGTATTTGATGGTGGAATTGGAATTAAAAAACTCTTGGCAGAGTACGCCAAACTTACCAAACTCTAA
- a CDS encoding putative manganese-dependent inorganic diphosphatase has protein sequence MRNYEEKGLGVIMDKIYIVGHKNPDTDSVCSAIALARFKELTGAENCVAVTAGKINKETEFVLNYYGVQVPEVLESVEAKQKLILVDHNEYGQAVGGADQAQLVQVVDHHKVGGFQTAEPLYVRIEPVGSTCSIVAQYYKEKGLVPEKAIAGILLAAILSDTVIFKSPTCTELDKVIAAELAAIAGVDPKTFGIDMFKAGSNIAERTPQSMIEEDFKAFTMGSHKVGVGQVSLMGMDGFEDVRANLNKELENYRNSQGLRYICLMVTDILSDYTELIVKGDNPEEVAKAFGKELVNGSVELPGVLSRKKQVVPPMTTYFSA, from the coding sequence ATGAGAAATTATGAAGAGAAAGGTTTAGGTGTTATAATGGATAAGATTTATATTGTTGGTCACAAGAACCCAGATACAGACTCAGTTTGCTCCGCTATCGCTTTAGCTCGTTTTAAAGAACTTACAGGTGCTGAAAATTGTGTTGCCGTAACAGCCGGCAAAATCAATAAAGAGACCGAGTTTGTTCTCAACTATTATGGAGTTCAAGTACCTGAAGTATTAGAATCCGTTGAGGCTAAACAAAAACTTATCCTCGTTGACCACAACGAATATGGTCAAGCTGTAGGCGGTGCTGATCAAGCTCAGCTCGTACAAGTTGTTGACCACCACAAAGTTGGCGGATTCCAAACTGCCGAACCTCTTTATGTACGTATCGAGCCTGTCGGTTCAACCTGTTCGATTGTTGCTCAATATTACAAAGAAAAAGGCTTAGTTCCTGAGAAAGCGATTGCAGGTATTTTATTAGCTGCTATTCTTTCTGACACAGTAATCTTCAAATCCCCAACTTGCACTGAGCTGGATAAAGTTATTGCTGCTGAACTCGCAGCCATTGCTGGAGTTGACCCCAAAACCTTCGGTATTGATATGTTCAAAGCGGGTTCCAACATCGCTGAGCGCACTCCGCAAAGCATGATTGAAGAAGATTTCAAAGCTTTCACCATGGGATCCCACAAAGTTGGCGTTGGCCAAGTCAGTCTGATGGGCATGGATGGATTTGAAGATGTTCGGGCAAACTTAAACAAAGAGCTGGAAAACTATCGCAATTCTCAAGGCCTGCGTTATATCTGCTTAATGGTTACTGACATTTTAAGTGATTACACTGAACTGATTGTTAAAGGAGATAATCCGGAAGAAGTTGCTAAAGCCTTCGGCAAAGAACTTGTCAATGGCAGTGTTGAGCTTCCTGGCGTTCTCTCCCGTAAAAAACAAGTTGTTCCACCAATGACAACTTATTTTTCAGCTTAA
- the ligA gene encoding NAD-dependent DNA ligase LigA → MRDEFERVRWLRGEIETANKQYYVLDQPTMTDADYDALMRELIDLEAKHPDWVTPDSPTVRVGGEVAKEYTKVRHLEPLLSLDNAFSAEDLREFDRRVRQVTSTVEYVVELKIDGLTVALTYENSLMVRGATRGDGEVGEDITPNVKTVKSIPLRLKDDVPRLSVRGEGYMPKASFARLNQEREEEGQATFANPRNAAAGSLRQLNSKITAQRKLDYFAYQVLGANELGLHNQTEVLTYLKEQGFIVNPEYKVFGTIDEVIGFCERMSSERHGFSYDIDGLVIKVNDFAVQQELGFTAKSPRWAIAYKFPAEQVETVVEDILIRVGRTGVLTPTAVLTPVLVAGSTVSRATLHNLDNIRQKDIRIGDHVLLHKAGDVIPEVVKMLPEKRTGEERIFEMPEFCPECQSPVRQDEGEVAYRCQSITCPARQREGIIHFVSRDAMAIDGLGPAVIQQLLDARLISDAADLYSLTFEDLIPLERMGKKSAENLLKAIQDSKTRGLGPLIFALGIRHTGEKAGKVLAQRFGSMDQLMKASLEELQGIPDIGPTMAENLVYFFSLESTQGFIEKLRQAGVDMTAEESSKPQIFAGKSIVVTGSLERWDRREIEKVIEDHGGKAASSVSKKTAFVVAGEKAGSKLTKAQELGVQILTEDEFDTLLKQ, encoded by the coding sequence GTGCGGGATGAATTCGAGCGTGTGAGATGGTTGCGGGGGGAGATAGAGACTGCCAATAAGCAGTACTATGTACTTGATCAACCCACCATGACTGATGCGGATTACGATGCTCTCATGCGGGAATTGATCGATTTGGAAGCGAAGCATCCGGACTGGGTTACTCCCGATTCTCCGACAGTACGAGTCGGGGGAGAGGTAGCCAAAGAGTACACTAAAGTACGTCATTTGGAACCTCTCCTGAGTTTAGATAACGCTTTTTCGGCGGAGGACCTCAGGGAATTTGACCGACGGGTCCGTCAAGTGACTTCAACTGTGGAGTATGTTGTAGAACTTAAGATTGATGGACTGACTGTCGCTTTAACCTACGAAAACAGCCTGATGGTGCGGGGAGCAACCCGTGGTGATGGCGAAGTGGGTGAAGATATCACCCCTAACGTTAAGACTGTAAAATCAATACCTTTACGCCTTAAAGATGATGTTCCAAGACTAAGCGTCCGGGGAGAAGGGTATATGCCCAAAGCTTCCTTTGCCCGCTTGAATCAAGAACGGGAAGAAGAGGGACAAGCAACCTTTGCCAATCCCCGTAATGCGGCGGCAGGTTCCTTGCGCCAATTGAATTCCAAGATTACGGCCCAGCGGAAGCTGGATTATTTTGCTTATCAGGTGTTGGGTGCCAACGAGTTAGGTTTACATAATCAAACGGAAGTCCTTACCTATTTAAAGGAACAAGGATTTATTGTCAATCCGGAGTATAAGGTTTTTGGAACCATTGACGAAGTTATTGGGTTTTGTGAAAGAATGTCTTCGGAACGTCATGGTTTCTCCTATGATATTGACGGATTGGTTATTAAAGTGAATGATTTTGCCGTTCAACAGGAATTGGGCTTTACAGCTAAAAGTCCTCGTTGGGCAATTGCTTATAAATTTCCAGCAGAACAAGTGGAAACCGTTGTTGAAGATATACTGATTCGGGTAGGCCGAACGGGGGTGTTAACCCCTACGGCAGTGCTCACGCCTGTTCTGGTTGCAGGGTCCACGGTGAGCCGGGCGACTCTGCATAATCTTGATAACATACGCCAGAAGGATATCCGCATCGGCGACCATGTTTTGCTTCATAAGGCCGGGGATGTTATTCCTGAAGTTGTTAAGATGCTGCCTGAGAAACGAACCGGGGAGGAAAGAATCTTTGAAATGCCGGAATTCTGTCCGGAATGTCAAAGCCCTGTCCGCCAAGATGAAGGTGAAGTGGCCTACCGCTGTCAGAGTATCACCTGTCCCGCCAGGCAACGGGAAGGGATCATCCATTTCGTTTCCCGCGATGCCATGGCTATAGACGGTCTGGGGCCGGCGGTGATTCAGCAGCTTCTCGATGCTCGTTTGATCTCGGACGCTGCGGATCTTTATTCCTTAACCTTTGAGGATTTAATCCCCTTAGAACGGATGGGTAAGAAATCCGCCGAAAATCTTTTAAAAGCCATTCAGGATAGCAAAACCCGCGGCTTGGGGCCTTTGATTTTTGCCCTGGGGATTCGCCATACCGGAGAAAAGGCCGGCAAAGTCTTGGCTCAGAGGTTTGGTTCCATGGACCAACTCATGAAAGCGTCTCTGGAAGAGCTGCAGGGAATTCCCGATATAGGGCCCACCATGGCGGAAAATCTCGTCTATTTTTTCAGCCTGGAGAGCACTCAAGGTTTTATTGAAAAACTGCGTCAGGCAGGAGTCGATATGACGGCTGAAGAATCTTCAAAACCCCAGATATTTGCCGGTAAAAGTATTGTTGTCACAGGTTCCTTAGAACGTTGGGACCGACGAGAGATCGAAAAAGTCATTGAAGACCACGGCGGCAAAGCCGCAAGCTCCGTCAGCAAAAAGACAGCTTTCGTCGTTGCCGGCGAAAAAGCAGGTTCTAAGCTTACGAAAGCCCAAGAACTAGGGGTCCAGATCCTAACGGAAGACGAATTTGACACACTGCTGAAACAGTAG